In Arcobacter sp. F2176, the following are encoded in one genomic region:
- a CDS encoding AraC family transcriptional regulator has product MNQKSLNELEKLLKEDGLYNTYLDNLKLFKVSSPMVLSPCVYDNWVVFTFQNSKTVKLNNHVLEYNKSNYLVASSKLPLEGQTYFASQEEPMISMIISIDEKEIYQLIQELSEDFSDELTDTLQGTFVDSVTPEIEDLLYKLIKVIKSKEESRILGKALLKELFYRILKGKNAKFLYKLFDKSSKEAKIARTLQSIHNGFSNNLDIESLAREEDMSVASFHTHFKKITLHTPLQYIKKIRLTKARDLIIQENLQVNEVATKVGYENISHFSREFKKYFGFSPKDAKVSYAEYNLE; this is encoded by the coding sequence ATGAATCAAAAATCACTTAATGAACTTGAAAAACTACTAAAAGAAGATGGTCTTTATAATACTTACTTAGATAATCTAAAATTGTTTAAAGTAAGCTCACCTATGGTTTTAAGCCCATGTGTTTACGATAATTGGGTTGTATTTACTTTTCAAAATAGTAAAACTGTAAAATTAAATAATCATGTACTCGAATACAATAAAAGTAATTATTTAGTTGCATCATCAAAATTACCCCTTGAAGGTCAAACATATTTTGCCTCACAAGAAGAGCCGATGATAAGTATGATTATCTCAATAGATGAAAAAGAGATATATCAGCTTATCCAAGAATTATCTGAAGATTTCAGTGATGAACTAACAGACACTTTACAAGGAACTTTTGTCGATAGTGTTACTCCTGAGATAGAAGATCTTTTATATAAATTGATAAAAGTTATAAAGTCTAAAGAAGAGTCAAGAATCTTAGGTAAGGCACTTCTTAAAGAACTATTTTATAGAATTCTAAAAGGTAAAAATGCAAAATTTTTATATAAATTATTTGATAAGTCTTCAAAAGAAGCAAAAATTGCAAGAACGCTACAGAGTATTCATAATGGTTTTTCAAATAATTTAGATATAGAATCTTTAGCAAGAGAAGAGGATATGAGTGTGGCGTCTTTTCATACTCATTTTAAAAAAATCACTTTACATACTCCTTTACAATATATAAAAAAAATTCGTTTAACAAAAGCAAGGGATCTAATTATCCAAGAAAATCTACAAGTAAATGAAGTAGCTACAAAAGTAGGATATGAAAATATTTCACACTTTAGTAGGGAGTTTAAAAAGTATTTTGGATTTTCTCCAAAGGATGCAAAAGTATCTTATGCTGAGTACAATCTAGAATAG
- a CDS encoding GyrI-like domain-containing protein produces the protein MSKSTKDDYVQSVCRVVLYIEQNYNSDLTLDELSKIASFSKYHFHRIFKSIVGESMVDYIRRVRLQSTTLQFKTNQKITQIAMNSGYETNASFSKAFKKHFGITPKEFAKNAKLKRGNKMLEPKIIKVEDIEILYIRKTGEYTKCSIEAWETLINFVGTEYFIRDDVMMFGIGHDNPRITDADKLRYDACVSCIDKTIQPKGKIQSKIIDGGKYAVFLHKGDYKELINTYDGVSDWIVESGVELRDLPIVEKYLNKNPITCKPEDLRTEIYIPLV, from the coding sequence ATGAGTAAGAGTACAAAAGATGATTATGTTCAAAGTGTATGTAGAGTAGTTTTATATATTGAGCAAAACTATAATAGTGATTTAACCCTTGATGAGTTATCAAAGATTGCTAGCTTTTCTAAGTATCATTTTCACCGTATTTTTAAATCAATTGTTGGTGAGAGTATGGTTGATTATATCAGAAGAGTGAGACTTCAAAGTACTACTTTACAGTTTAAAACAAATCAAAAAATCACTCAAATAGCCATGAATAGTGGTTATGAAACCAATGCCTCTTTTTCAAAAGCTTTTAAAAAGCATTTTGGAATAACTCCCAAAGAGTTTGCAAAAAATGCAAAATTAAAAAGAGGAAATAAGATGTTAGAACCAAAAATAATAAAGGTAGAAGATATAGAAATTTTATATATAAGAAAAACAGGTGAATATACAAAATGCAGTATTGAAGCATGGGAAACTCTTATAAACTTTGTGGGCACAGAGTATTTTATAAGAGATGATGTAATGATGTTTGGAATAGGGCATGATAATCCCCGTATTACAGATGCAGACAAACTAAGATATGATGCTTGTGTTTCATGTATAGATAAAACAATTCAACCAAAAGGTAAGATTCAAAGTAAAATAATAGATGGTGGAAAATACGCTGTATTTTTGCATAAGGGTGACTATAAAGAATTAATCAATACTTATGATGGTGTATCTGATTGGATTGTAGAAAGTGGTGTTGAATTAAGAGATTTACCTATTGTTGAAAAGTACTTGAATAAGAATCCCATTACTTGTAAACCTGAGGATTTAAGAACAGAGATTTATATTCCTTTGGTGTAG
- a CDS encoding AraC family transcriptional regulator has product MDGLSQLKQIVKKISLEEGINNTNIPFVKIFKSLSSGEVLHTMYEPSLFIILQGSKTVMVGDKIFEYDSASYFISSTFLAVSGKVIQASEKEPFISIQILFSQEQIFQAFEEFSMNLNKVDTTNFSASTYILDDNLKGSILRLVKLNETPKDVEVLSKIYLKEILYRLLVSNQNIELQQLAFIESNSYKISKAITFINQNLHETFLMDDIAKSVNMSISSFHKHFKTITGISPLQYAKS; this is encoded by the coding sequence ATGGATGGTTTATCACAACTAAAACAAATTGTTAAAAAGATAAGCTTAGAGGAAGGGATAAATAATACAAATATACCATTTGTAAAAATCTTCAAATCTTTAAGTAGTGGTGAGGTTCTACACACAATGTATGAACCATCACTGTTTATAATCTTACAAGGCTCAAAAACTGTAATGGTGGGTGATAAAATATTTGAGTACGATAGTGCATCTTACTTTATCTCTTCAACTTTTTTAGCAGTATCTGGGAAAGTTATACAAGCAAGCGAAAAAGAGCCTTTTATATCTATACAAATACTTTTTTCTCAAGAGCAGATATTCCAAGCTTTTGAAGAGTTTTCTATGAATTTAAATAAAGTAGATACTACAAATTTTTCTGCTTCAACTTACATTTTAGATGATAATTTAAAAGGTTCTATCTTAAGACTAGTAAAATTGAATGAAACACCAAAAGATGTAGAGGTTTTATCAAAAATATATCTTAAAGAGATACTTTATAGACTTTTAGTCTCAAATCAAAATATAGAGTTACAACAACTAGCTTTTATAGAAAGCAATTCCTATAAAATATCTAAAGCAATTACTTTTATAAATCAAAATCTGCACGAAACTTTTTTAATGGATGATATCGCAAAATCAGTAAACATGAGTATCTCATCTTTTCATAAGCATTTTAAAACTATTACTGGAATAAGCCCACTACAATATGCAAAAAGCTGA
- a CDS encoding SDR family oxidoreductase, with protein MVTGASRGIGKQVAIQFGKLGISTVINYNSNEKEAQELVNEIIFEGGKAVSIQADISKLSELEKLFGQTIKTYGKVDILINNAGLMIKNPIEKVSEEVFDRYFAINVKGTYFACQQAIKHMQNDGRIINFSTSATGAMFPAYSVYAASKGAVEQITRQLAKEFGVKGITINAIAPGPVKTELFMKGKSEEQITMLSKMNSFGRLGETEDIAEVIELLVSDKAHWITGQTIK; from the coding sequence ATAGTTACTGGTGCATCAAGAGGAATAGGAAAACAAGTCGCTATTCAATTTGGGAAATTAGGAATAAGTACAGTTATAAATTATAATTCAAATGAAAAAGAAGCACAAGAATTAGTAAATGAGATTATTTTTGAGGGTGGAAAGGCTGTATCTATACAAGCAGATATATCTAAACTTAGTGAACTAGAAAAACTTTTTGGGCAAACAATAAAAACCTATGGAAAAGTGGATATTCTTATTAATAATGCAGGATTGATGATAAAAAATCCAATTGAAAAAGTAAGTGAAGAGGTGTTTGATAGATACTTTGCCATTAATGTAAAAGGTACATATTTTGCTTGTCAACAAGCTATAAAACATATGCAAAATGACGGAAGGATAATCAACTTTTCCACTTCTGCTACAGGTGCGATGTTTCCAGCTTATAGTGTATATGCTGCATCTAAAGGAGCAGTTGAGCAAATAACTAGACAACTTGCTAAAGAGTTTGGTGTAAAAGGTATAACTATAAATGCAATCGCACCAGGACCTGTGAAAACTGAACTATTTATGAAAGGTAAATCAGAGGAGCAAATTACGATGTTAAGCAAAATGAACTCTTTTGGACGACTTGGTGAGACTGAAGATATTGCAGAGGTGATTGAGCTTTTAGTTAGTGATAAAGCCCATTGGATTACGGGGCAAACTATAAAGTAA